The genomic stretch TGATGTCTAGGCCGTCCAAGGAAGTTTGCGATGCAAGGTATGTAGAGTTACGGTTCCCCCGTAAATGGGAGAGGTTCCAAGCTCCGAAAACCCCCAGTGCCGATAAATCTCTCGGACCTGGGAGGCTTGGCCGAAAACACCCAAGACGGCATCCTGTTCGGTTCGGCTCGACAGGAGTTCACGGATGCACTGTTTAGCTATCCCCCGGCCTCGAAAGTTTTCGTCGACAGCGAGTTCCTGGATAATTACGGTTCTCGAAGGCGAGATTTCCGCGTCTAGCGTGGGCAGCATCGCGTTTAGTCGTCGCAGCCAAGAGCTGTCCTGATCCAGTCTCTGAGATAACGCAAAGCCGACCAAGTGTCCATCGTGCCTCGCCGCGACAAGTCGCCCACCAGGACTAGCAAGTTTCTCGCGGCCCCATTGATCAATGCTTTGCAATTCGTCTGGTGATTCATTGTAAGGAGGGGCTGCAAAGCTCAAGACGATGAGACTCGCGATTTCAGCCCAAACATCGTCCGGGGCAACTCGCTCGAACCGGAGGTAATTAACTTCCTGGTCAATCTCTCTCATAGAGGCTCATCCTAGTGCGCAGTTTCGTCAGGAGCATGTCCGGCGAGCGAGTCCGTCGGCAGCAGGCGCGATGCCCCCGACAGCGAGTTGCCGGGCCCTCAGCGCAGAGCACCGAATCGTTTACTTAGCATTGAAAAGGTTTTGCATGGGGTTGGTTGGTAGCTTCGCGCAGAAACTTCCCGAAATCAGCGAAGGCCCGGCTTGCTGCATGCTCAGCCGCCGGAGAGATATGTGTCAGTCCGAAGAAACCGTGCACGAGTCCCCGTTCCATGTAATGGCACGTGGGAACGTTTGCACCTCGTAGTTTCTCAGCAAGTAGTTCACCCTCATCCCTTAAGGGGTCGTGTTCGGCCGTGATGAGCATGACCGCGGGCAAACCATGCAAAGAAGCATGTATCGGGCTAACCGTCGGGTAATCTCGACGGCTGGGGTCGGGCACCCATTGCTCAACAAACCAGGAAAGGTCGGCTGAGTCGAGACTCCACCCGTTGCCCTTCGCGGTGATACTTTGTTGGCCAAGGGTCATATCGGCGTTTGGGTATCCGAGGAATAGCGCCGAAGGTGACATCGAGTCTTCAACGAGCCGTGTTGCGGCTAACAAGGCAATCGCGCCTCCTGCGCTGTCACCTGCCAATGCGACGCCATTCTGTGCCGAGCCACCTAGCTCGGATAAGTGTTCCACTGCCCAGGTATAAGCGCTTACCGCGTCGTCCACAGCAGCGGGGCTGGGATTTTCAGGTGCGCGCCTGTAGTCCACGGCCAGAACTGCTACATCTGCCATTAGTGCCAGTCTCCGGCAAATTCCATCATGAGAGTTCAAATCTCCGAAGACGAACCCGCCTCCGTGCAGGTAAATCACCATTGGTTTTTCTTCATGACTTGCTCGATACAGACGCCAACTCAACCCTGTATCGGCACTAAGGTCTTTGACGTTAGGCAATTCGGGCCCAGGAACGCGTGATTTGGCGCGTGCCTCGGAGTCAGCACGAAGGGCTTGCACGCCAACCGCAGCGCACGAGGGGCCCGGATTTTCCCGCACCTCGGCAATCCAGCTTTCCAATTCGCGATCAGCTAGGGCAGATGAAGTTGATCCATCAGAACGGATCGTTGAATTCCCCGAGGCTGACAACGTCATATTCGCCGGAAATTTCGCCGTCACTGAAGCATTGTTCTTTTGCGTGTAACGGCGATTATTTCCGCGCCTATGCCCAACAGAATCAAGACCCATCCCAGGATCCCCAAGTTTGAGAACGTGATGAGAAGAGCACCGGAAACGACCAGAGCAATGGACAGTATCAAGGCCAACTGCGACTTTCTACTAATACTCATATCCCCCACCCTACAAGTCACCGACTGATGGACTTTGCCCCACGTAATGTCGTTGTACCCTATTCCCATAGGGAGTCGCTCGTGCGTTCCATCCGAACTATCAGCCGAACCGGGCGCAAAAACGATATTCGTCAGTTGATGATTTCACCGCGTTCGTCGGCGCGAAGCTCCGCGAGGCGCTCTTTCCAAGCCTGCAATGCCTCGGTCGTCTGTCGTGGCCAATCGGTGACTTCGCCAATAATCCTGAGTGGGGTTCTGCTGCGGTAAGAACGGGTGGGGTTGCCCGGAAACTTCTTGTCGGTCACGTTCGGGTCATTCTCGAACATGCCGGTCGGCTCAACCACATAGACCCGAGGGACGCCGTCACCCTGCGCGAGTTCCGCGGCGAGTCCAGCACCATTTGGAAGCGCGGTGAAATAGATATGGTTCATCACGACCTCCGGACGATAATTCGAGCGAAAGCCAGCTTCTAGGAGATCGCCTTCCCGGAGATCAGCTTTTGTGCCGTGAAAAAAGGGTCCTTCATCCAAGATCAGACTCACAGCGACAGTCTAAGCAGACGCCATTCTTAAGAACAAGGCGATAAATCCGACCAGCTCGGATGCAGTGTGCACACCGAAGAAGTGGCTGTAGGCGTTCCCCCATCTATGGAACACCCAATCCTGTGGCCATCAATGAGAGTGGCCCGCTACGACTTGCGAGCAGGGAAAATTTTTGAGCCAACGGCAACGTGACGGGACACCGCGATTCGAGGAAGCTCCCGTAACCGATAGTGCACAGTAACCGGCGGGCCGGTAACCACTCGCTCTCCGGTTTTGGCTGCGCCCTCCCCTGATCGCGATAACACGTGCTGTGCTGCCGCGAATCAAGAATGAAGAAACATGTCGATGGCCTTAGCCCAACCGACATGAAACGTAATAGATCACGATGGATTGACCGGCCAACATGTCGTCATATTTCCTCACATGCCACGGCGTGACTTCACCGTAGCGGCGCCCTATCCCCCGACCGCAAACTAATGAAGTCCCCCGGAATTCCGAGCCACACGGAGCCGCCACACGAAAGGTGCCAAACGGCACCACGCCAGCATGAGAGCCCACAGCATGATCAGCCTGAAGAACCTCACCAAGGTCTACGGACATGGAGAACAATCCCTCACCGTCTTGGACAACTTGGACATTGACGTCGCAAACGGCGAAATTCTTGCCATCGTCGGCCCCTCGGGCGCCGGCAAGTCAACGCTCGCCCAGTGCATCAACCTCTTGGAACGCCCGACCTCGGGTCAGGTGATCGTCAACGGTGAGGACCTAGCGCAGCTACCCGAACGCAAATTGCGTGTGGCCCGACGCCGCATCGGCACGGTATTTCAGTCGGCGAGTTTGCTCTCCCGCCGCACAGCCGCCGAAAACATCGCCCTGCCGCTGCAGTATCTCGGTGTCACCCCGGCAGAAACCAAGGCGCGGGTCGGCGAACTGCTTGAACGCGTGGGGCTCTCGCACCGTGCAAACCACTACCCCTTTGAGCTCTCCGGTGGCCAGCTGCAGCGGGTGGGCATTGCCCGGGCACTAGCTTTGCGACCGGCGGTTTTGCTCTCCGATGAAGCCACTTCGGGCCTCGACCCCGAAACCACCCGATCCGTCGTCTCGCTACTGCGCCAGCTACGTGACGATCTGGATCTGGCGGTGGTGTTCATTACCCACGAAATGGATACGGTGCTGCACGTTGCCGATTCCGCCGCCCGATTAGAGAACGGTCGGATCACCGAACAAGGATCGTTGGTGGACCTGCTTACCGACCACGACTCGGCCCTGGGACGCGCCCTGCAACCTCACCTCTCGCCGGCAGAACCCGAAGCAGGCTCAAGCCTCTGGCATGTCACCTACGACTCGCGAAAAGTACCCAGCGATTGGCTTCAGCTGGTTTCGGCCGAGCTGGCAGAGCCGGTAGCCCTGCTGGCCGCCACCATCCAGAGCATTGACGGAACTAGCACCGGCAACGCCACGGTCGGGCTCCGTGCCCCCGCGCACTTGGCCACCGCCGCCTTCGCCCGCCATGGGCTGCGGGCAATCCCGGGGGAACTCGCCATCGCGAACTCCGCGCTTGATCACTCGTCCGATACCCGAGCCACTGAGGATCTCCAATGGGCCTAAACATTTCCTCGGCAGTCCAGATTCACGCGCTGTCCGATACCGCACTGGCCGATTTGCCGGCACTTCTGCTTCCGGCCCTCGGCGAGACACTTGCGATGGTCGGCATCGTGATGCTCATTGTCATCGTGGTGGGAACCCCGATCGCCGTGGCGCTGCACAATATGGCTCCGGGTGGACTCTTCGAACGCCAAGGCACCTATTCGGTGCTCAGCTGGATCGTGAACATCGGCCGCTCACTGCCGTTCCTGGTGTTGATGGCGGCGATTGTCCCGTTCACCCGCTTTATCACCGGCACCAACATTGGCATTGCCGCGGCAGTCGTTCCCATGTCACTGGCCGGCATCCCCTTCTTCGCTCGGTTGGTGGAGAACTGTTTGCGCGATGTTCCGCTTTCGGTCACCGCCGCGGCGCGTGCCTCGGGCGGTTCGCCCCTGCAAATCATTCGCACGGCCCAGCTTGGTGAGGCAGTTCCAGCGATTCTGGGCGGGCTCACCATCAATACCATCGCGATGATCGAGTACTCGGCCATCGCCGGAACCATCGGCGCAGGTGGCATCGGCTACGTCGCCGTCACCTACGGTTACCAGCGCTTTGACAACACCGTCATGCTGGCCACCGTCATCCTGCTGATTCTCATGGTCACGATCGTTCAGCTCACCGGAGATGCATTGGTGCGGGCAGCCACCCCGCACCTCAGCCGCCGCAAATAATCCCATCACCACCTCACCACGCACCACCGACACTCGCACCCGTTCACTCGAAAGGTCCATACCCTCATGAGCACCACCGATACGAAGACTGCTCCCAGCCCAGATGACCACGGCTTCACCATCAGTAAGAAGAAGAAATGGCCCTGGGCCGTGGGAGCCATTGCCGTGGCGGCTGCCATCATCGCTACGGTGGCCATCAACGCCGGCTCCGGGACAAAATCGCCGAACAATGTTGCCGGCGCAACGCTGACCGTGGTCACCGCCGAAGGCAACCACGCCGAGCAGGCCTTGGTGAACTTTGTCGCCGAGGAAGTCGCGCCGAAATATGGCATCAAGGTTGCCTTCAAGGGCCTAGCCGATTCGACCACGCTGAACCGCGCCGTATCCACCGGCGAGGTCGCAGGAACCATTTACCAGCACAAATTGTGGCTCTCTCAGGTTCTTGAGGCCAATCCGGACTTCAAACTCACCGCCGCTGTTCCCGTCTTCCGCTGGGGATTTGGCATCTGGAGCGAGAAGTAC from Paeniglutamicibacter sp. Y32M11 encodes the following:
- a CDS encoding methionine ABC transporter permease, translated to MGLNISSAVQIHALSDTALADLPALLLPALGETLAMVGIVMLIVIVVGTPIAVALHNMAPGGLFERQGTYSVLSWIVNIGRSLPFLVLMAAIVPFTRFITGTNIGIAAAVVPMSLAGIPFFARLVENCLRDVPLSVTAAARASGGSPLQIIRTAQLGEAVPAILGGLTINTIAMIEYSAIAGTIGAGGIGYVAVTYGYQRFDNTVMLATVILLILMVTIVQLTGDALVRAATPHLSRRK
- a CDS encoding methionine ABC transporter ATP-binding protein; this translates as MISLKNLTKVYGHGEQSLTVLDNLDIDVANGEILAIVGPSGAGKSTLAQCINLLERPTSGQVIVNGEDLAQLPERKLRVARRRIGTVFQSASLLSRRTAAENIALPLQYLGVTPAETKARVGELLERVGLSHRANHYPFELSGGQLQRVGIARALALRPAVLLSDEATSGLDPETTRSVVSLLRQLRDDLDLAVVFITHEMDTVLHVADSAARLENGRITEQGSLVDLLTDHDSALGRALQPHLSPAEPEAGSSLWHVTYDSRKVPSDWLQLVSAELAEPVALLAATIQSIDGTSTGNATVGLRAPAHLATAAFARHGLRAIPGELAIANSALDHSSDTRATEDLQWA
- a CDS encoding GNAT family N-acetyltransferase; this translates as MREIDQEVNYLRFERVAPDDVWAEIASLIVLSFAAPPYNESPDELQSIDQWGREKLASPGGRLVAARHDGHLVGFALSQRLDQDSSWLRRLNAMLPTLDAEISPSRTVIIQELAVDENFRGRGIAKQCIRELLSSRTEQDAVLGVFGQASQVREIYRHWGFSELGTSPIYGGTVTLHTLHRKLPWTA
- a CDS encoding MetQ/NlpA family ABC transporter substrate-binding protein, with the translated sequence MSTTDTKTAPSPDDHGFTISKKKKWPWAVGAIAVAAAIIATVAINAGSGTKSPNNVAGATLTVVTAEGNHAEQALVNFVAEEVAPKYGIKVAFKGLADSTTLNRAVSTGEVAGTIYQHKLWLSQVLEANPDFKLTAAVPVFRWGFGIWSEKYKSVEEIPNGATISLYSDPANEAQGLWLLERAGLIKLADGVDKWKATQKDIAENPKNIKFKLLDFAAQSRSLPDLDATVGYTEYYVAAKVPLEQQIYAPAAPDEFAGQLTIGSEFQDTENVKNLVKAFQDPAVQEFLRTDPAVKDLLIPIDAK
- the arr gene encoding NAD(+)--rifampin ADP-ribosyltransferase; translation: MSLILDEGPFFHGTKADLREGDLLEAGFRSNYRPEVVMNHIYFTALPNGAGLAAELAQGDGVPRVYVVEPTGMFENDPNVTDKKFPGNPTRSYRSRTPLRIIGEVTDWPRQTTEALQAWKERLAELRADERGEIIN
- a CDS encoding alpha/beta hydrolase, with the protein product MGLDSVGHRRGNNRRYTQKNNASVTAKFPANMTLSASGNSTIRSDGSTSSALADRELESWIAEVRENPGPSCAAVGVQALRADSEARAKSRVPGPELPNVKDLSADTGLSWRLYRASHEEKPMVIYLHGGGFVFGDLNSHDGICRRLALMADVAVLAVDYRRAPENPSPAAVDDAVSAYTWAVEHLSELGGSAQNGVALAGDSAGGAIALLAATRLVEDSMSPSALFLGYPNADMTLGQQSITAKGNGWSLDSADLSWFVEQWVPDPSRRDYPTVSPIHASLHGLPAVMLITAEHDPLRDEGELLAEKLRGANVPTCHYMERGLVHGFFGLTHISPAAEHAASRAFADFGKFLREATNQPHAKPFQC